Within the Hirundo rustica isolate bHirRus1 chromosome 20, bHirRus1.pri.v3, whole genome shotgun sequence genome, the region GACCCATCAGCCCTTTACCTTACGGATTATGGAAAGCGCTTCAGTTGAAAGGAATCGTGGATACCGGACTTCATCGTTGACAATGCTGTCAAAGacttcctcctcatcatctccaGGGAATGGTGACTGCAATTGGGACATTCTATATTCAATGCACGTAGCACCCATTCCTCATTATTAAATAAGCATGAGAATAGCAGGGAGTTATATGGATTAATTACTGTTTGGCAAGCACTATGAATGAGAAAAATGTAACTGAAGTACTAATAGATAGTTGGCTACATTTAGCAAAATTTTATCTCAGGTGGTCAGGTCCCCAAGCCTGGTTAGTGAGATCCCCTGAGGGAAGCTGGCCTTACCTCACCAACAAGCATCTCATAAATGAGCACCCCCAGGCCCCACCAGTCCACTGCCCGCGTGTACGAGACGTCTGTCAGCACTTCTGGGGCCAGAAACTCAGGGGTGCCACAGAAGGTGTTTGTCCGGTCTCCAAAACCTATTCCTGTAGGAGAAGGACACTTTGGTAAAATCCAGCACAATTTACTGAATGGATCTGATGCAGCCTCACCTCCTGGAAGCTGTAGTTTGTCTGATGTTGTTACCTGGGCAAGGGGAATTGCCAGTGAGAAGTGTGAAACCTTGAGGCCCCCAATGACACCAAATAACAAATATATAGACAATACTTAAATAAACAGCAAACCCAAGGGAACTTCCTTCCTGCACGTTCCACTGCTCATTTACTCATTTACATGTTTTATATTATCCTATACTCTGGCTCCTTTGAGCAAACAAGCACATTTGAAATGCTTCCATATCTTGAAGATTACACAACAAGGTATTCTTCCCAAATTCAGCATGGCCGGATaggtgaggggttttttgttgtttggcttttttgattttaattttttaaatggggATTAACACAAGTTACACACAAACACCTACTAAAGCCCAGATCCTAAACTGATCCTGATGGTTCAATTTCAGCTTCTCCAGTTACTCACCTTCCTTACACAATCCAAAATCTGCGATCTTCACAAATCCTTCAGCATCTAAAAGGAGATTATCCAGTTTCAGGTCCCTGCATGCAAAGGAGATTAAAGAAAACAGTGGATGAAGACTGAGGATTgccacccaatatgttttttTTGCAAGAGGCAGAAGGTAGATGTtaataaagagaataaaatctAGATTGAATAAAGTCTGCATTTGGTTTAATTGTGCATTATTTGGAAGATTTCCCATAATTGATTGATATTTTCCCCTAAATGAAAGGCTCACAAAGCAGCTTGGAGCTGAGTGGGGCTTATTCATCTGGAAAAGAGCTCCCACAACAGCATGACAAATTACCTGACTATcccagtgaaaaagaaaacagtgactTACAGGTGCCCCCCAGAATGTATTGACATGTCACAGAGGATTAATCACCTGCAACATGCCAGATGAATAGCTTCTAGGTGACTTTCTCTACTGTGAGCACGATGAACATGCTGATAGtcacagggaaaataaagacaGGCAGAAAGATTAGAAACCACAGCAAGAGAGTGAGCTCCAGACAGAGCTAGAGGAAAAATCAACCTTCGAGTTGCTGAACTGTCTTGAGTCTCTGCTGCATTACCTATAAACAATTTTCTTCTCATGCAAAAACTGGAGCCCCAAGACTACACAGGCTGTATAAAACCTAAAAGACAGAAATAGTTATTAGGCAATAGATGAGATTCAAGTTAAAAATTTATAGTGCCTGGAGACAAGACTAATTCTAACTCACTGTGCCATATGCTCTGGAAAGACATCTTCATGTATGCGCATCATCAGATCCCCACCTGGAGTGTATTCCATCACAAAACAGGCATGATGAGGGGTCTGGAAACATGCAAACATGTTCACAAGGAATGGATGATCAGAAGAATTGACCACCTCAAATATTCTCTTCTCACAGTTCAAGCTGCCAGGATTCAAAGAATGAGAATGTTGGTGTTAAACAGACTCAGCAGCAAAAGCCTATCTTGAGAAAGAGAGGACgaagaagaaaatctttacATCTTAagttagagaaataaaaagtgagGGCTAATACAATATTTATCTTATAGACTTCCAAACTTTGAGTTTTAGAGTGTTATTCAGGTGTCATTCTTACAAAAGTTAGACAGCATTCTAAATTTCcttatttctggttttacttATCCAAGTCTTAAGATCACATTTAACCTTAAGAGTACCACAGCCAGCACACACCATACCTGCCAACATTTGATTACAGCTGTGGTAACGTAGCCTCTGGCAACAGTACCATCTCTAAACAAAGCTCACCTATCAATTTCATCTCTCCTaataatgtcttttttcttcaagGCTTTGATGGCATACAGCTTCCCAGTTGCCTTGTATTGGGCCAGCAGTACCTGAAAGACAACAGAAAAGCTGTACTTCAAATGATCTCGTATTTCCTTATCAGATTAACTCAAACTGATGCCAGCTATTTCCATCCACTCCAGTCATCCTCAAAACCAAACTCAAGGAACTCGAAAAACAGAGCACTTCTGTTTTGCTCCTTGTGCTACAGCAGTCTAAAAGGATGTCAGTGTAAGTTATGCCCTTCTCCCAGACAGTTCTATCACAGCTGGCCCAGTGCTTTAGGAGCATCTCCGAGCTCTCACTGAGGGAGCTATACACAGTTTTGGGAATGGAGCTCTTCCACAAGTAATCCTCATGAAAGGTATGGTAATGGTGTACTTTGATTTAGCACTCTCAGGACAGCTTTCTCCAGGCTTTGAAGTCACAAATCCTCAGGAATTTTGACTGTTAACAACAGTTACCAGCTGCTTGtgtggctgggctgggtttgTTGGTCCGTATCTGCATTGCAATAGATCTGTCCTGTACTGCAATATTCCTATTCAGAcccccaggcagagccccacTGTCACAACCACTGCCCTCCTCCACAGTGTACTTCTCTACTACCTTCCCAAAGTGGCCACGGCCCAACATAGCGATGCAATGAAAATCCTCCAGCTGAACTgtctttttcctgcagaaaaaggGAAGACACAGCACCCAAGAGATGCATGAGCAGATAACAAAGGATTGTGTGTTTGTATCAAGGGAATAAGCTCTGTATagcaaaaaggaaagcaatCAGCTGTGCCAACCACCCCTCACCTAATGCTGACAACTAAAGcttgtgctgctgttctgccaCCTAAAAAAGACGGTAACCCTGATGTGAATAAACTGGCAGCAGTCTGACTTTCACCTGTACTGGCAACAGGAGCAACAATTCTGACTCTTCTAGACTTGATCTCAGTTACTTTCAATAACAGGATTAGTTCCTCTCCACCCCCATCCTAGGGGTAGTAAAACTCTATTTCACCTAAGCTCCTTTGAGCAGGCTCAGCAGCAGTTGTAATCAGACATGAACATGTTCACAGTGCTGGGAGGACAAGAGTGTAAGAATAGAAGTCCTCAAGCAggaactggaaataaaacacaCTGGGACAACAGACAACATGTTGTTGGAAGAAAATGGCTGAATAAAGAGATGCCATAGAATGTAATGTCAGCCACAAGGTGTTATCAAGGAAACTCAGGCCACAGAATtgctagaaaataattttaaaaacccaaaacaacctaCACCCTAAATGCTTTAGTCcaggataatttttaaaaggcaacaaACACTCCACACTCCTCCAGGAAAGTGAAATGAAGAGCTGAGTATCTGTCCATGaagattttgctgtttctgctttttaagtCAGTCTTTGGTCAAAACCAGTAAACtgattttttgtatttttaaaatatatccatTGTCTTGGGTATATTTACTGCTGTGTATCCCTGTTATATACAAAATGTGTCAGTATAAGTGCCACAGACTATAATCAACTTCCTGTTTTATGCCTCCCATCATAATGAGAGACAACATGCTGCAAATCAATAGAAAGAGAAGAGGGTAAGGGATGCCAAAAGTAGTTCTGGAATGCATTACTTAGCACACAGACACATCTAAACATATTACACCACAGCACTTCAAACACAAGGGAGTCCTTGAAGGCAGCTAAGTTACTTTGCCTTCTACAAAATCACCTCTTACAATGCAGTGCATAGTCTACCAACAGGCTCACTATTTGGGTTAATGAACAGACATTTAAGCAAGTGAAATTCAGAGCAGATTCTTCATTGTATTGTCCACACTCAGCATTAAGAATTTGCTGCGGAGAAACCAAAGCACACCTTGAGCAGAATTTTAGACTTCACGCTCAAAAATTTGAGCCCAGTCACTCTTTAATCTGTGACCTGAGACAGCCCATGCTATCCGCAGTTACCTTGGAGACGCTGGGATTGAAAATCCTTTTACAGGAGAGCTGCAAGACTTCTCCTCAATATGTAGCCTCTTCAGGCACtaggaggagaaagaagaataCAGCGGGTCATTCTCTGAAATCAGCAAGTCTAACCTGAGCACCCACATCcaatttttctcctctgccagGATCCAGCATGACCACAGACGTATTCTTGCAGATGGTCACTGCCTCTGTTGGAGGTAAGTAGCATAAAAACAGATTATCTATGAGCACACCACACTATTCCCATGTACAATAATTTTATAGGGTcaaatcttttaaaagaaacactttaaaaagtCTAGGATAGAACATTTACTTCCTAGAAAATGGCATCTCATGTCAAGAGTCACAATGATCAAAGAGTGCAGTTTCCTCTATCATAAAAGCCAAATGAGAAAGGGTAAAATGTGGTAGAACAGGTCATTTTACTGCTCAAAGCAATTCTCCTGTTCCTTCCTgtcagaaaagcagagatgctCTTGGTTTTGCCCAGTTTCTTTAATGACAAAGAACCTCATTTGCTCCTGAAAATCTTGCTgaccctccctccctgctttctCTGTGCAGTCTGTTCTGTACTCTCACCCTGAACTCCCAACGCTGACATAACTCCATTTTGCTTCTCCAAGAAAACCAAgttataatttttataaaaaggaggagcagaggggaaagtGCAACTCATTTTGATGACTCCATGCCAAAATGGttcactggattctgaattcCTGGAGATCAGCCAGCTAATGAAGCACCTGCCTAAAGTATAGCAAATTTCTTCAGtaataaacaaacaagaacaACAGGGCCTTGAAAGAACACCTAACAGCAAAGATAACATCCCCAGTTAGCCCAGACAGTTACCGGAGAATCTGCAGGAGATGGTGTCGATTCCTTGGAGTTGGCCATCAGAAAAAGGCGTGGAGGCTTGGGTGGTGCTTCATCAGCAAACGTAAGCTTGGCCACAGGGAAGTCACTGCATTTGTAAGACAGAATTGAAGGAGATTTTGCCTTAGGGCAGAGCATTGTACACAGACAGCTTTGCATCACCTCTGCTGTGCTAGTTCAGTCCAAATCACTGGACAACAGGACTCCCTGACTCACCCATAAGTCTTTGAAGTCCCAACAAGACATATTCTCTcctaaattaattaaaagttgGTTAGACTCACATTCTAGCTAATACTGGTTCTCTGATGCGATAAAATTATTCAAACACAGGTATGTAGAAATAAGTCaagaatttaaagaaatcttGGTTTTAATTGTAACATAGTAactgagtctttttttttttttttttttttttttccctaggtcCTGTCCCTCAGTGGGAATAATCTCTTTAAAGAATAACtgattctatttaaaaaaaattattttggtggAAATTTTCTTCTATAGCACATTCAAAATCTCAGCTATGTCCCTTCTGAGTGCTACATTACTCATGAAAGCAGACTACAATTTTATCACAACAATCACATGGTGACCTTGCACAGATCAGTTACTGCACTGGTGAAGACATTTAATGAatggaattttctttcctttagagCAAAAAAACTGTAcatcttcttttattttttttttttagatggaTAAATTTTTCTCATCAGTATCTTCCTCCACCTCAATGAGGTGCAACAGAATTTTTAAGATCTACCCTAGAGCCATTGCAGAGTGCTACACAACACTCGGGACATCACTTACCTACTCAATTTGGCCACTGAATCACCGTGACTTTGTGGGGAAACTGGAGGAAAGTCTGTGTGATTGGGATCATGAAGTGGGGGACTCAGAGTGCTGATGGaactgcagggagggaggaaactCATCATCAGGCGACCCCAGGCTGCAACATTCATGTTCATTTGAGGAGCTCGGAGAAATTCCTTCCCTGGAGGAGTCAATGTCAAACCACCAGTAAGATTACAACACACAAATTACAGCCTCATGTAGTGTTAAACCCCAATTTTCAACCAAACACCAAAAGGGTAGCTCATCCTTGGGAGAATGGGCTTTTCTTCAGGGAATAAAGattaatgatgatgatgaaacAGATCTCCTACTTCACCTAAGTTAGCTCCATATCATACTATAACAATCTTCAAGCTGAAATCGAAtagaacattaaaaattttattttacttcaagtcaggttttcttctttttcaacattacattttaattatgaAGCCTGTTAAGAGCAAGTTTctgaaaatgtgttaaaaagagtaaaacatttgggatattttcattattttcactACTTCCTGAAGAGTAAAATCTCATTTATCCCCACTGCCACAAAAGCTCAGTATGTGAAGTTTAACCTTATTCAGCTTCCCAAGAAAGAATTTGCAGAGAAATAAGAAAGTATGCAAGCTATCCCAGTCCATAAATCTCATAAATCTGAGATGCCAGCTCTAGAGACTTTATAGATAGTCAGTAGCCTGTTCATGCTACAGTGTTCTGTAATTCAGAGTTTTCCAGAAAACCTTCCAATATCTGCTCATCAGTAACAGCATGGCTGGTTAAATTAGTACAGTTTGAGTCCTGGATCTTTGTATATTTgtatagaatcatggaatggtttgtgtcggaagggaccttaatGACCATCTAATTcaaatcccctgccatgggcagggacaccttccactatcccagtttgctccaagccctgtccagcctggccttggacacttccagggatggggcagccacagcctctctgggcaatctgcctcaccaccctcacagggaacaatttcttcccaataccCCATCTAATCCTGCCCTGTCAGTGGGAAACCATTCTCCCTTTGTCTTGTCACTCCAGATCCTTGTCCaaagttcctctccagctttcctggagtCTCTTTAAGGCACTTGGAGGGGCTCCAAGGCCTCCCAAGAGCCTTCTCTAAGCTGAACAgccccaattctctcagcctgtgcccagagcagagggctCCAGCTCTCTAAGCATCTTGGTGgccctccctgctccaagaggtccatgtccttcttatgCTGGAGGCCCCAGAGCAAAGTAGTCTGTTAAATAACTAACAATTAAACCCACCTAGCAATGTTAATTGTGAGTAACAGCACCATGACAGTACTACATTACAGACAGTGCTGCAGCCAGACCGCCTGCACTCCATGTGACTGAACAAACTTTCACATATACAGTAATTAGTAAGAGTTTTAACATCTCCCAGATTGAGTAGGACAGCAGAATCTGCTTGTGCAAACCCCTGCTCTCACCCCGGACAGTCACTTCTCCAGAAACTCACCTTTCTGTTTGGGGAAAATCCGCTTCTGTCGCTGCAGTTTTGGCTTCCTCTCAATGACAGGATTACAGAACATCACCTGACAGAGAAGCAAAAGGGATTTGTCAGGATCCTCCACTTAAATTGTAAACCCAAATTTTCACACAAGCCTGTTTTCTCATCAAAATTTCCATTCCTATCTGTTTGGTAAGTTTTGAGTCACTCCCAGACTCCAGACTTGGTTATTCCATATTCACTCTCTAATCAGCTACTAACTCAGTTGTGGGTTTAGAGATTGGAATCTGCTCCCTGAAATTCAGAAAACCCCCAGAGTTAAGACTAATTTGTATCTCCCAAAAACTTTATCTAATTTGTGAAGCCCTGCATAAAGAACACACCCATTTGTAGGATAACAGACACAGTAGTTCATGGCacagaagtaaaaacaaaacaaaacaaaaaaaaccccaaacaccacaAACCAACCACAAGAAGCAAGAAGGCAGAGAGAAGGCAAATGTTGGTAGATGAGGTTCGGATCCTACTTTGGAATGACAACCACAGGAACTTTCATCACAACACAAAGGAGAAAACACTGCGGCTTTTAAGGGATTATCGAGATGATCTCTACGGTGATGGTACTTCAAACTATTATTAGCCTCAGAAAGATGATAAAATAAGCATAGCCAGAGGGAGTTTGGATCTCTGATTCTACAGTTTTGGTGATTCAATTCTGACCATTAAGCCATATGTTTAATTCAAGTGCCACCAATGACTCataatgaaagcaaataaaaacgAACGGAtttcacagcacacacacacacataattACAGTGGAGCAGCTGAAGAGTCACTCCAGGCTATGGCACGTGCATATCTATTACATCGTGTTGCTCCTTATTCTTATATGGGCTATTGATGCAAAAGGGTTTCAGGTATCATTCTACCCTTCTAGATTAttgctccttcctttccttgtaCTCTGGGTTGAACAACTGCTTTCAGAGCAGACACCCTAAACAGACAAttctctgaaaaagaaacaaagcttaCATTTATACCTCTGCAAAAAGCATTCCTTGGGGCTCCAGTGAGAGGCACATCCCATGACGTTCATTATCAAGAAAATCATCCAAACGTAAAAACTTCACTGCACAGAGCTCTCTCCAATCTCTCCAATAAATTGCAATTTCTAGCTCACGAGACTGGTGGGATAGGTGAATGGTGGGGGAGAAAGTAAAGTCAGAATAATTACATACTGCTCCATGATCTGGAAATTGAACATgtatttgtaaaaaataaataaataaaaattaaaatcagtaaaGTAAAGAGTAGGCATATAAAACTTGTTTAGTACTTCTGTTGCCTGCTTTTGATGTTTTTGGATCTTCTTATCTACAGGCCCTCTTGGAGGTTGCTGTCCTGGCTCCCTAAGAGCCACGTTGCTGATAAGATGAAATAAAACTGCTCAGATAAGGAGAGGAGGACAGCAGATGCTGTTCAAGCTGAATGTCTGGCAGAGATGCTCTGCCTTCAGGGGAAGGATGAGCTAACTGGCAATCAaaggacatggggacagcagcaATATGGGGTTGAGCTAAGTGGAATGACAGCTAAACAAGCAAATCAGGTAAggttaaatggaaaaataaacaccacATGAATCTGAGGCAGACTTACCCGGTCCAGCTCAATGGCAAAGCTCTGGTCCCACGCCTGGTTATTAACTGGTCCCCAGTTTGTTTGACCAACCACTTTATTGTCCACTTTGAGCACAGCAAGGACCTCATCTGGACAAAGGAGGAAACATGGATTATAACATTTTACCAAAGGAAATCTCTCATGCCAAAGGTGGACATCCCAACCAATTTCCAGGAGATTCCAATTTCTAGGAGGACCAGGCATAATGcaattcattctctgtcttaGTTTTGCAGCAATCAGGTTTCTTATAACAACATTCATAGCAGGCTGACCCAGTGAGAAGCCCCCTTGCTCCCATGTACCACAGGCAGGTCAGCAGGGAACTCTGTACTCACTACATGGCTCTTCATTCCGGTACTTTCCTGCAACACCACGGCCATGGATGCCCAGGCCAACCCGTGTCCGGGAAAGGGACCTCAAATCACTTGGGCTGCCACAGATGGGAGAAGAACTTGTCATTCGAGAACGTCCTGGAACATTTTCCAATAGATCCTGACACCCCATCAGTCTCACTTCCAGTGTTCCTGAGGAATTTTAGGAGAATAAGGAATATTACTATGTAAAAGATAAAGTGATTCCAGCCAGCCTGACCTCAAAGAGGTCCCAGAATTTCTCAGATTCATGATTTCTTGGTTAATAGTTTAAATTGACTCCTGATTAACAGACTGCAAATCTGTATGCTCAGAAAGCTCTGCCTGACCTAGAAGACATAAGTCCAGCTCCTAGAAAATCCAATGTCCATATAATGACAATGAGAAGAAACAGaattcattttcctctctgtcctcCTCACAACATGTCATGCAGGATCCCTTTACCTGTGAGGGCTGTAGGTTTGATGACTGAAGTGGGTTGCATGCTGCCATGCCGAGCTCCCAGGGAGGAAGTGTTTACTAGTTCCTGTTTGATGAGTGCTCTCTTTGGGTGATCAGGAGAAAGCTCACTGAGCTGACGTTCCAGGGAGAAGCGCAGCAGATCAATCTTCTGAGAGGATTCTTGCAAACGACCCTGAGCCTACCAGTGTGaaggagaacagaaaacaggcagaaatttTCCATGTAGCGCCTCAGACCAGGTATTATGAACCAGAGAAAGCTTAGAAAAAACTCAAGACAACATCTTGCTAATACAGgacaaagataaaatatttttctataaagCTTGAACCCCCACTAGTGTCACTTCTGATGTTCCTGAGAAATTTCACCAAAGCAAGGAACACTATCCCTAGAAGGGAAAATGATCCCAGTCTCTCAACAGAGAGACAGGAAGTTCCTAAATTAGTAACTTGGTTAACCCTGCTCATTCAAGCTAAATCATTAATGTGGGGGCATGAAACCACCCTCTCAAGAAGGCCTGAGCAACGTCTGCTTACCTCAGCCAAAAACTTACGATCCTGTACCCGACTGCCCCCCAGGATCTTCAGCACATTTTTTGCCCCCTCAGCTACAGCAGCTTCAATGCGCAGGTGATGCCTCAGCTCCTCAATCCGCAGCTCCAAAGCACTGATGGTGGTCCCCATCCTCACTGGCCATTTGGGAGGTAAAACATGGCAATGATGAAAATCAGCCAAGTACTGCGGATCTTAGGGCTCTGTCTGCATCTGTTGTGGGCTGTATCAGTTACGTAAAGCATGTTACCTGCTGGATCCACTGTATcttccatccctcctgctgACTGAGATACTTTCACAATGTGCATGCGGATTATCTCAATCTTTGTCTTGCTGTCCTGAAGCATCTGCTGAGCTGTAGCCAACAGCTTCCGCTCCTGCCAAAAGGAATCAGACGCAGAGAGAGAACCATGATCACTAAAAATGGGTGCTGCTGATGATGTGCTCACACATGAGGGTGAGGAGGTACCTGCACGAAGGGTCAAAACTGACTCCGGAATAGAAAACACAAGTGGTTATGTAAAGGAGGCACCACTGAGGATCAAGGACTGTGAGATCACCATCTCCATTTGCAGAGGGAAAGGACAGGTCAAGGACGTGCCCAGTTAATACCAAATCCTGCAGTCACTGAGACTTGCTGTTCCCTGGTTAACTACACTTACGGTGCTCTGTGAGCAGAGGTtttgaacaaataaaaatatcacagcCCTCTTACACTACTGGTCTTACTGAATTAAGACTCATAATAAGCTTGgatttgaaattttttaaattatcttttgtCTTTGAAATACGATTATGCCAAACTCAAAAAATTAGATGAATATGAATCTAGTAAACCCCTGAAAATTTTTCTCACATAAAGAGATACCACACCCTGTGCTTTATCCTAAACAACACCAATGCTTTATTACCTTTCTTTCCTTGTCAGTGACTTAATGTACCTCTTACACCACCCTCACCTGCTGTCATTATGCTGAGACTCAAAGAACAGAGCTAGGTTTCAGGCAAGCAAGCTttgcaaattaatttctctgccACATCAATTAACAGAGAGAGATTTGTGTATAgacttaaaatacaaattttgatCCAGTAATCCATGCTCCCAAATGGCTCTTTATCCCGGCTTACCTTGGATGTTGAATACATTTGGATCATGTTCTCAGCTCCTTGTTTCACTTTCATTTCAACGtgcagctgctttttcaaaGCTTCAACTTTCCTTGCCATGGGGTCTGGGTTTCTTTCCCAGAGACAGGGATCTGGAGATACAGATCCATCTGCACAAACAACACAATCAATACCATTAGTCATCTTGTCTCATTTCATTTCACTGGGTTATAGATGTGTGACTCTGCAAAGGAAATTAGGCTATAAAATAAGGTACAAAAAAGTCTTGTCTACAAAACTGACTGggaaacattttcaaatgaagCTCAAGCTCAtatctgtaaatatttcttaGATTATCAACAAACTGTCCTAAAAAGCACTCTTCCCATTTTATAATCATTCATCCTATAAAATACTTGGATGCTCAACTGCCCAGAAACTCTATTCAAATCTCTTCAATTCCACCTACAACCTATTCCTGAATATTGTCCATGCCCACCACTCTCAGCTGGTTTTCACCCTACACCTCCTTTCACCTCTATAGCACCATTCTGAACTTTTTACACCACAGATAATTTCATCAGCTAAATACCAAGAGGCTCCCACTACTCGTGAGCCCTCCACAGAAGGCTCTATCAATTCAGTATCTCTAGAGGTTGAAGCACTCTAACAGAACATTCCAGTCAATCGTGACCCAAGACCTACCTGTCGTACTCTCCTCTTTGTCTGTTATCACAATCCTTGCATTGAGCTCCTGAAGTTCCCAATGCAGCTGCTCCAGTTTTCGGTTGGAAGATTTCAGCACGTGCTCAATGTGAACAAGATTCTTTCTGTCTGTTGTCGCTTTGCGCAGGTTTTCTGCTCCCTCTTTAATCTTCAGTTCTTTCTGTATAGCCCGGCGAAGCAGCTCCTTCTCACCCTCCAGTTTCTGCTGGAAGCTTGGATCCATTAAGTTCACACCATTGCCCAGCTGCAAGAgagagctgccctgcagcccaagAGCATTGAGCAAGAGGATTTCAGAGACAACACTGTCCCACCATTTTTACGACACTGCAGCAATACCCTCATAAGATTCCACTCCTTCATTTCATTCAGAAATTCTGAAGTCAATCTTTTTACCAAGTTTTCAAGAAGACAAACCTACATTTCAATTGCAGAGGACAGAACACAACTTTGATCTTAACATGccttaatttgatttttaactgTAATGGAGAAAAACCTTCATCTTACTCGTCCCCTTGTTATTTAATGTCTACACACATCTTTGCTCTTCAAGAATCAAAGCTCAGCCAATATTTGCTCTTGTTTAGATCAACATTAACTTTTACCAGTGATGTTTTAGATACAGATTTTTATCTGATTATGCCTTGATGCTGGCTGCTCAAAGACACATCTCTAATGTGTCTAATCTGTTAGAGCTTTTAGGAATGCCACAACATGTGTTAACTCTCAGCTGTTGtccctgaagaagaaaaacacaagccCTACAGCTGTTTCTACAAATGAACAAGCAAAAGAATAAGTTTGACTGTGTGTTGTGTCTGAAATGGTGAGCAGACTGGTGTCTCAATCTCTGTTCTCTAAAGGCCATGTTAAATTCTGATTATTTT harbors:
- the PKN3 gene encoding serine/threonine-protein kinase N3, translating into MSGTSASAASSLHPAASRDLGGAFPLGAGGGGGTTSAGSCGRGGPGAVWGRAAPAPRPAPEGRPPAAPPGRPRERALAAAPGPPSLKSAGPGGAMAAMATPQGSSLLQLGNGVNLMDPSFQQKLEGEKELLRRAIQKELKIKEGAENLRKATTDRKNLVHIEHVLKSSNRKLEQLHWELQELNARIVITDKEESTTDGSVSPDPCLWERNPDPMARKVEALKKQLHVEMKVKQGAENMIQMYSTSKERKLLATAQQMLQDSKTKIEIIRMHIVKVSQSAGGMEDTVDPAVRMGTTISALELRIEELRHHLRIEAAVAEGAKNVLKILGGSRVQDRKFLAEAQGRLQESSQKIDLLRFSLERQLSELSPDHPKRALIKQELVNTSSLGARHGSMQPTSVIKPTALTGTLEVRLMGCQDLLENVPGRSRMTSSSPICGSPSDLRSLSRTRVGLGIHGRGVAGKYRNEEPCNEVLAVLKVDNKVVGQTNWGPVNNQAWDQSFAIELDRSRELEIAIYWRDWRELCAVKFLRLDDFLDNERHGMCLSLEPQGMLFAEVMFCNPVIERKPKLQRQKRIFPKQKGKEFLRAPQMNMNVAAWGRLMMSFLPPCSSISTLSPPLHDPNHTDFPPVSPQSHGDSVAKLSSDFPVAKLTFADEAPPKPPRLFLMANSKESTPSPADSPCLKRLHIEEKSCSSPVKGFSIPASPRKKTVQLEDFHCIAMLGRGHFGKVLLAQYKATGKLYAIKALKKKDIIRRDEIDSLNCEKRIFEVVNSSDHPFLVNMFACFQTPHHACFVMEYTPGGDLMMRIHEDVFPEHMAQFYTACVVLGLQFLHEKKIVYRDLKLDNLLLDAEGFVKIADFGLCKEGIGFGDRTNTFCGTPEFLAPEVLTDVSYTRAVDWWGLGVLIYEMLVGESPFPGDDEEEVFDSIVNDEVRYPRFLSTEALSIIRKLLRKCPERRLGAGEKDAEEIKIQPFFKGIDWDALFARRLKPPFVPTLRDPTDISNFDEEFTSQKPILTPPEEVSLLTRKEQTVFKDFDFVSRHLLEG